One stretch of Orcinus orca chromosome 15, mOrcOrc1.1, whole genome shotgun sequence DNA includes these proteins:
- the EIF4ENIF1 gene encoding eukaryotic translation initiation factor 4E transporter isoform X7 — protein sequence MVECNGGVAEEDEVEVILEQEPAADQEVPRDAVLPEQSPGEFDFNEFFNLDKVPCLASMIEDVLGEGSVSASRFSRWFSNPSRSGSRSSSLGSTPHEELERLAGLEQAILSPGQNSGNYFAPIPLEDHAENKVDILEMLQKAKVDLKPLLSSLSANKEKLKESSHSGVVLSVEEVEAGLKGLKVDQQVKNSTPFMAEHLEETLSTVTSNRQLRKDGDMTAFNKLVSTMKASGTLPSQPKVSRTLESHLMSPAEIPSQPVPKNILQELLGPPVQRPASSNLLSGLMGSLEPTTSLLGQRAPSPPLSRVFQTRAASADYLRPRIPSPIGFTPGPQQLLGDPFQGMRKPMSPVTAQQMSQLELQQAALEGLALPHDLAVQAANFYQPGFGKPQVDRTRDGFRNRQPRVTKSPAPVHGGNSSSPAPAASITSMLSPSFTPTSVIRKMYESKEKSKEEPASGKAALGDSKEDTQKPSEENLLSSSSVPTADRDSSPTTNPKLSTLQRFSCSTPLSQTSRYTKEQDYRPKATGRKTPTLASPVPGTPFLRPVHQVPLVPHVPIVRPAHQLHPGLVQRMLAQGVHPQHLPSLLQAGVLPPGMDLTHLQGLSGPILGQPFYPLPATSHPLLNPRPGTPLHLAMMQQQLQRSVLHPPGSGSQAAAVSVQTTPQNVPSRSGLPHVHSQLEHRPSQRSSSPVGLAKWFGSDVLQQPLPSMPAKVISVDELEYRQ from the exons ATGATAGAAGATGTTTTGGGAGAAGGGTCAGTCTCTGCCAGTCGATTTAGTAGGTGGTTCTCTAACCCGAGCCGATCAGGAAGCCGATCCAGCAGTCTTGGGTCAACACCACATGAAGAGCTGGAGAGACTTGCAG GTCTGGAACAAGCCATCCTCTCTCCTGGACAGAACTCGGGGAATTATTTTGCTCCTATACCATTAGAAGACCATGCTGAAAATAAAGTGGATATTCTAGAAATGCTACAGAAAGCCAAAGTGGATTTAAAACCTCTCCTTTCCAGCCTTTCTGCAAATAAAGAAAAGCTTAAAGAGAGCT CACATTCAGGGGTTGTGCTTTCAGTGGAAGAGGTAGAAGCAGGGCTCAAGGGCTTGAAGGTGGACCAGCAGGTGAAGAATTCAACTCCCTTTATGGCAGAGCATTTAGAGGAGACCCTGAGTACTGTGACCAGCAATCGACAGCTCAGAAAAGATGGAGATATGACTGCATTCAACAAGCTAGTGAGCACCATGAAGGCAAGTGGGACTTTGCCTTCTCAGCCCAAAGTCAGC cGAACGCTTGAAAGCCATTTGATGTCCCCTGCTGAGATTCCAAGCCAGCCTGTCCCTAAGAACATCTTGCAG GAACTTCTGGGTCCACCTGTTCAGAGACCTGCTTCTTCCAATCTTCTGAGTGGCCTTATGGGGAGCTTGGAGCCTACGACATCTTTACTGGGCCAAAGAGCACCCTCTCCTCCCTTGTCACGGGTGTTTCAGACGAGAGCAGCCTCAGCAGACTACCTTCGTCCCAGAATACCATCACCAATTG GTTTCACACCAGGACCACAGCAGCTTCTCGGAGATCCATTCCAAGGCATGCGCAAGCCCATGAGCCCTGTCACAGCCCAG CAGATGAGCCAGCTAGAATTGCAACAGGCAGCTTTGGAGGGACTGGCCCTGCCACATGACCTTGCAGTGCAGGCAGCAAACTTCTACCAGCCTGGTTTTGGCAAACCACAGGTGGACAGAACCAGAGATGGATTCAGAAACAG GCAACCGCGAGTGACCAAGTCACCAGCACCTGTGCACGGAGGGAATtcctcttcccctgccccagccGCCTCCATCACAAGCATG ctttctccttccttcaCTCCTACCTCAGTGATTCGTAAGATGTACGAgagcaaagagaaaagcaaggaggAGCCAGCATCTGGAAAAGCAGCTCTTGGTGACAGTAAAGAGGACACTCAGAAGCCCAGTGAAG AGAACCTCCTGTCATCCAGCTCTGTGCCCACTGCTGATCGAGACTCTTCTCCCACTACAAATCCCAAACTATCAACCCTACAGCGGTTTTCATGTTCCACCCCACTATCACAGACCAGTCGTTACACCAAAGAACAAGATTATCGACCTAAAGCAACTGGGAGAAAAACACCCACCTTGGCATCCCCAGTTCCAGGAACACCTTTTCTCCGCCCTGTGCACCAAGTCCCCCTTGTCCCCCATGTCCCCATCGTTCGGCCTGCTCACCAGCTTCACCCAGGGTTGGTCCAAAGGATGCTGGCCCAGGGAGTACATCCACAGCATCTTCCAAGTTTGCTCCAAGCTG GTGTGCTTCCTCCTGGGATGGACCTGACTCATTTACAGGGACTATCTGGCCCAATCCTGGGTCAACCCTTTTACCCTTTACCTGCCACTAGTCACCCTCTCCTAAACCCTCGTCCTGGGACACCTCTGCATCTGGCAATGATGCAACAGCAGCTACAGCGCTCAG TTCTTCATCCTCCAGGGTCTGGTTCCCAGGCAGCTGCTGTTAGCGTTCAGACGACGCCTCAGAATGTGCCCAGCCGGTCAGGCCTGCCTCATGTGCACTCCCAACTAGAGCACCGCCCCAGCCAGAGGAGCAGCTCCCCCGTGGGCCTTGCCAAATGGTTTGGCTCAGATGTGCTacagcagcccctgccctccatgCCCGCCAAAGTCATCAGTGTAGATGAACTGGAGTACCGACAATGA